The following are encoded together in the Fibrobacter sp. UWEL genome:
- a CDS encoding nucleoside deaminase, with amino-acid sequence MKIAIDEARQGIKGKHGGPFGAVVVKDGKVVGAGHNQVLKNADPTCHGEMMAIRDACKNLGTHDLTGCEIYTTGYPCPMCMGAIQWSNMVKCYYACNLEDTEKIGFRDDQFYNNPLKPEECDRAEGLKLYEEYVKSTDIRY; translated from the coding sequence ATGAAAATAGCCATTGACGAGGCCCGTCAAGGGATTAAAGGCAAGCATGGCGGCCCCTTCGGTGCCGTTGTCGTAAAGGATGGTAAGGTTGTGGGCGCTGGTCACAACCAGGTCTTGAAAAATGCAGATCCAACATGCCATGGTGAAATGATGGCCATTCGGGATGCTTGCAAAAATCTCGGAACTCACGATTTGACGGGTTGCGAAATCTATACCACAGGCTATCCGTGTCCCATGTGTATGGGCGCCATCCAGTGGTCCAATATGGTCAAGTGCTATTACGCCTGTAATCTGGAAGACACGGAAAAAATCGGATTCCGTGATGATCAGTTTTACAACAATCCCCTAAAGCCCGAGGAATGCGACCGCGCCGAAGGCCTAAAACTCTACGAAGAATACGTCAAGAGCACCGACATCCGCTATTAG